The sequence below is a genomic window from Cryobacterium arcticum.
TCTCTTCCTTGGTGGTGAGGTAGGCGTGCAGGATCTTGAACTCTGCCATCGCCTCCTTGTAGAGGGGCTCTTCGATGATGACGGCCTGCTCCGAGGCGCAGATCATGCCGTAGTCGAAGGACTTGGAGAGCACGACGTCGTTGACGGCACGCTTGAGCTTGGCGCTCTTCTCGATGAAGGCGGGCACGTTTCCGGCGCCGACACCCAGGGCGGGCTTGCCGCAGGAGTACGCGGCGCGGACCATGGCGTTTCCACCGGTGGCGAGGATGGTCGCGACACCGGGGTGGTTCATCAGCAGGGTGGAGGCCTCAAGCGAGGGGGCTTCGATCCACTGGATACAGTTCTCCGGGGCGCCGGCCTTGATGGCGGCGTCGCGTACGACGCGGGCTGCGGCGACGGAGGACTGCTGGGCTCCCGGGTGGAAGCCGAAGATGATGGGGTTGCGGGTCTTCAGCGCGATGAGCGACTTGAAGATCGCGGTCGAGGTGGGGTTGGTGACCGGGGTGATGCCGCAGATGACGCCCACGGGCTCGGCGATCTCGGTGATGCCGGTGATCTCGTCGCGGCTGATGATGCCAACGGTCTTGAGGTTCTGCATCGAGTTGGTGACGTGCTCGCACGCGAAGAGGTTCTTCACGGCCTTGTCTTCGAAGACGCCTCGGCCGGTTTCGGCGACGGCGTGCACGGCGAGTTCGGCGTGCTTGGACAGGGCTGCGACGGAGGCCTTCTTGACGATGAAGTCAATCTGCTCCTGGGTGAAGTTCTCGTATTCCTTCAAAGCGACTGCGCCGGCAGAGACCATGGTGTCGATCTGCGCGGCGATTGGAGTGGCGACTGGTTGGTCTGTGATCGTCATAGTTTTCCTCCTGGACAACCCGATCTGGGATCTTTGTCTCTGGTTCAAACTTAGGACTCGTCACGGACCGAAACACGTGCCAAAGGTCCCACTCGGGTGGCATTTCCGCGGGCTCGGAACCCCGCCGTCGCGCCCCGGCAGCCCCGTGCCGAATCGCGCTCAACCAGCACAAATGGTGCCGAACCAGACCTTTGACCCCGGTGAGCCGGCACCAGTTGTCGGATTCGGGAACAGATACCGGGAGGTTTGCGGCGCGGCGCGGCGGGCGGGCGGGACGGGTCAGGTGGCGAGGCCGCGCACGGCGGCCACGGCCTCGCGCACCCGGGTGGCGGCCTCGGCCAGGTCGGCGGCACTGGTGCCGGCCGAGAGGGTGAAGCGCACCGCGGTCTGGGCGAGGTCGGCGGGGACGCCCAGCGCCGTGAGCACATGCGACGGTTCGTCGCTGCCGGCTGCGCAGGCGGATCCGCTCGAGCAGACGATGTCGAAGCGCTCGAGCTCGAGCAGCACGGCTTCCCCGCCGGTGCCGGCGAAGGTGAACGAGGCATGGCCGGGCAGCCGGTGCAGGGGATGCCCCGTCAGGGCGGCCCCCGGCGTGCTCTCGAGCACCGCGGCCACGAAGGAGTCGCGCAGGGCGGCCAGGCGCGGTGCGAGGTCGACCCGCTCGGCCTCGGCCAGGTCGAGGGCCGTGGCCAGGCCCACGGCTCCGGCCACGTTCTCGGTGCCGCTGCGCTTGCCGCGTTCCTGCCCGCCGCCGTGCAGCACCGGCTCCACCGGCAGGCGGCCGCGCAGGTACAGTGCGCCCACGCCCTGCGGGGCGCCGAGCTTGTGCCCGGAGATGCTCAACGCGTCCACGCCAAGCTCGGCCACGTTCAGCGGCAGCCAGCCGGCGGCCTGCACGGCGTCGGTGTGCATCGGCACACCCGCCGCCCGGGCGATCGCGGCGAGCTCCCGGATGGGCTGCACGGTGCCGATCTCATTGTTGGCGTAGTGGATGCTGACGAGGGTGCTGTCGGGCCGGAGGACCCGTGCGAGGTCGGCGGGGTCGACGCGGCCGGTGGCATCCGTGGGCAGCAGGGTGATCTCGAAGTCGTGCAGCCGGCGCAGGTAGTCGCAGGAATCGAGCACCGCCTCGTGCTCGAGGGCAGTGGTGATGATGTGCCGGCCGCGCGGGGCGCCGAGCGCAAGGCCTTTGAGGGCGAGGTTGTCGGCCTCGGTGCCGCCGCTGGTGATGGTGATCTCGCCGGGCCGGCAGCCGAGCACCCGGGCGATGCGCCCGCGCGCGGTCTTGAGGGTCGCCGCCGCGGCCTCGCCCACCCGGTGGTGGCTGGACGGGTTGCCGAAACCCTGTGTGAGGATCGGCCAGATGGCCTCGGCCACCTCGCGGCGGAGCGGCGCGGTGGCTGCGTTGTCGAGGTAGATCATGGCTTCTCTCCAGAGAACGGGGCCGGGCGGCCGGGCGCGTGAACGCTACTCGGGGAAGACAGCCTCGGGCAGGATGACGACATCCAGCCCGAGGTCGAGCGAGCGCACGCTGTGGGTGAGGGCGCCCACCGAGATGACGTCGACCCCCGACTCGGCGATGCGCCGCACGGTCTGAAGCGACACGCCGCCGCTGGCCTCCACGATGGCGCGGCCGGCGACCTGTCGCACACCCTCGCGGAGGGCCTCGGCATCGAAGTTGTCGAGCATGATGGTGTCGATGCCGGCCGCGAGCACGGGCTCGATCTGCTCGAGGGTGTCCACCTCCACCTCGAAGTGGGTGGTGTGCGAGAGCCGGGCCCGCACGGCGAGCAGCGCGTCGGTGAGGTCGGTGCCATCGGCGCTGAGCACGGCCAGGTGGTTGTCCTTGGCCATCACGGCGTCGGAGAGGCTGAAGCGGTGGTTGTGGCCGCCGCCGTCGCGCACGGCCTGGCGCTCCACGGCGCGCAGCCCGGGGGTGGTCTTGCGGGTGTCGACGATGCGGGCGCTGGTGCCCTCGGTCTCGGCCACGTACTGTGCGGTGAGCGTGGCGATCCCGCTCATCCGTTGCACGAAGTTGAGCCCGATGCGCTCGGCGGTGAGGATGCCGCGGGCCGGACCGGACGCCTCCGCGAGGAGGTCGCCCGCGGCGAAGGCGGTGCCGTCGGCGACGTGCAGGTGCACGGTGATGCGGGCGTCGACCAGGCGGAACGCGGCGGCGAACACGGCGCCCCCGCTGAACACGCCGGCCTCCCGTGCCACGAGCTGGGCGGTGGCGACGGCGTCGGCGGGGATCAGCATCTCGCTGGTGAGGTCGCCCCACGGGGCGTCCTCGTCGAGGGCGGACCGCACAACGGTCTCGATGGCGTGAGTGGTCAGCATGCGATGCCCTCCGAAGCGATGGATGAAGCGGATACCAGGGTGCGCGTGTCGGGCCGCACGGTGAAGCGGGGCCGGGCCAGCTCCAGGCGGGTGTCCGGGAAGTCGGCGCGGTGGTGCGCCCCGCGGGACTCCTCGCGGGCGAGGGCGGCGGCCACGATCAGCCGGCCCAGGTCGAGCAGGTTGCCGGTCTCCAGCTGCGCGGCCGTGGCCAGCGCCCGGTCCACGGGGTGCCAGCCGGCCAGGGTCGCCGCAGCGCCGGTGAGGTCGGCGCCGGAGCGGTGCACACCGGCGGCCTCCCAGAGCAGGTTCTGCAGGGTGCCGCGGTCGACGAGGCCAGGGGCAGAAGCAGTGACGGCTGCGTCGGCTGCGTCGGCCGCGTCGCTCGGATCGTCGAGCCCGGCGCCCGGAAAGCCGGTGATGCCGGCGTCCGAGTCGGCGTCGGTCTCGGTCGCGAAGTACGGCGCGGGCTGCTCGGCCTCGCTCAGCGACCGCACGGCGCGGTCGGCGAACACGGCGGCCTCCAGCAGCGAGTTCGACGCCAACCGGTTGGCGCCGTGCGCGCCGGTGCGGGCGGCCTCGCCCACGGCGTAGAGGCCGGGCAGCGAGGTGCGGCCCCAGCCGTCGGTGGCGACGCCGCCCATCCAGTAATGCGCGGCGGGGGCCACGGGGATCGGTTCAACGGCCCAGTCCAGCCCGTTCGCGCGGCAGGCGGCCGTGATGGTGGGAAAGCGGCTCTCGAGAAGGTCCCGGCCGAGGCCCGTGGCGTCCAGCAGCACCGGAGCACCACCCTGCGCCTTCATCTGGGCGGCGATGCTGCGGGCCACGATGTCGCGGGGCGCGAGCTCGGCATCCGGGTGGATGGCGGTCATGAAGCGCTCGCCCGTGCTGCTGAGCAGCACGGCGCCCTCGCCGCGCACGGCCTCGGAGATCAGCGGCGTGCCGGGCACCGCGAGGGCGGTGGGGTGGAACTGATAGAACTCCACGTCGGCGATGGCCGCGCCGGCGCGCCAGGCGGCCGCGACGCCGTCGCCGGTGGCGATGGCCGGGTTGGTGGTGTGCCGGTACAGGGCACCGGCACCACCGGTGGCCAGGATCACGGTGTCGGCGGTCACGGTGTGCCGGGTGTCGTCGGGGCCGAGCAGCACGGCGCCGGTGACCCGGCCGTCGTCGACAGTGAGGTCGACGAGCATGGTGTGCTCGTGGATGGTGATCTGGTCGCCGCCCAGCGCATGGGCGCGGTTGGCGCGCTCCTGCACCGTGGCCACCAGGGCGGCCTCGATGGCGAAGCCCGTGGCGTCGCCGCCGGCGTGCAGCACGCGAGACCTGGAGTGCGCGGCCTCGAGGCCGCGGGTGATGCCGGACTCGTCGCGGTCGAAGTCGACCCCGAACCGGATCAGGTCGCGCACCCGGGCCGGGCCTTCTTCGCAGAGCACCCGAACCGCGGCGGGGTCGCACAGGCCGGCACCGGCACGCAGGGTATCGAGGATGTGCGCGTCCACCGAGTCGTCGGGGAACAGCGCGGCGGCGATGCCGCCCTGCGCGTAGCGGGTGTTGCTGTCCGAGAGGGCGGCCTTGGTGACCAGGGTCACCCGGTGGCCGGCGTCGGTGGCCCGCACCGCGGCGAGGAGGCCGGCCAGCCCGCTGCCGACGACGAGCACGCGGGTCATGGTCAGGCTCCGGTGCTGACGCTTGCCACCGGTGCGACGGGACCGGCCGCCGGCGGCTTGGCCGCGAGCATCCGTTCGAGTGCCACCCTGGCGTGATCGGCCACGTCGTCGGCCACCGTGATGCGATTGAGCACCTCGGCGGGTACTCCGTCGCCGCCCACGAGCGCTTCGAGCACCCAGGCGAGGTAGCCCGAGTGGATGCGGTACATGGTGGAGCAGGGGCAGACCACGGGGTCGAGGCAGAAGATGGTGTGCTGCGGGTACTGGGCGGCGAGGCGCTGCACCAGGTTGATCTCGGTGCCGATCGCGAAGGTCGAGCCGGCCGGGGCAGCGGCGATGGCCTTGGCGATGTAGTCGGTGGAGCCGTATTCGTCCGCGGCGTCGACGACAGCCATCGGGCACTCGGGGTGCACGATCACGCGCACGCCGGGGTGCTCGGCGCGGGCCGCGTCGATCTGGTCCACGGTGAAGCGGCGGTGCACGCTGCAGAAGCCGTGCCAGAGAATGACCCGGGAGTCCTCGAGCTCGGCCTCGGTGTTGCCGCCGAGGGGCTTGCGCGGGTTCCACATCGGCATCTGCTCGAGGGGTACGCCCATGGCCTTGGCGGTGTTGCGGCCCAGGTGCTGGTCGGGGAAGAACAGGACCCGCTGGCCGCGTTCGAAGGCCCACTCGAGCACGGTCTCGGCGTTCGAGGAGGTGCAGACGATGCCGCCGTGCTCGCCACAGAAGCCCTTGAGCGCCGCGGAGGAGTTCATGTAGGTGACCGGGATCACGGGGACGCGCCCCGAGGCATCCGGTTCGGTGCCGTACAGCTCCTCGAGCTGCTCCCAGCACTCGGTGACGGAGTCGATGTCGGCCATGTCGGCCATCGAACAGCCCGCGGCGAGGTTGGGCAGGATCACGGCCTGCTCCGGCGTCGACAGCAGGTCGGCGGTCTCGGCCATGAAGTGCACGCCGCAGAAGACGATGGCCTCGGCGTCGGGCCGGCTCTGGGTGGCCACGGCGAGCTGGAAGGAGTCGCCCACGAAGTCGGCGTGCTGCAGCACCTCTTCGCGCTGGTAGAAGTGGCCGAGCACCACGACGCGCTCGCCGAGGGTAGCTTTCGCGGCGCGGATCCAGTCTCCGAGTTCACCGTTGGACGCGGTGCGGTAGCGCGCGGGCAGTTCGCCCTGGCGCGGGGAGCCGGTGGGGATGACGTCGCCCATCGAGGAGCCTGGCCCGTAACCGGGCGCTTTGTCGTCGAAGTACCACGGATCGACGGCGAGGTCGGGGGTGCAGGTGCTGCCCTCGGCCTTGCCGGTGCTGATCAGGCGGATGGTGCGGTCGACCGATGCGATGGTCATGTCGTGCTCCTCGGGGAGTGCGGGATGGGTCGGAGGTACAAGGTTCAGCCCACCAGCGGGCCGAGCGGGCCCTGTTCGGCGAGCGTCTGGGAGTCGTTGTAACGGTAGAGCCGTGGTGGGCGGTGCGGCACCCCGGCCAGGCGCAGTCCCGTGTCGACGACGGTTCCCGACGACTCGATCATGCGACGGAAGTTGGCCGGGTCGAGCGCGCGGCGGAGGACGGCCTCGTGCACATCGCGCAGTTGGGCCAGGGTGAAGGTCTCGCCGAGGAAGGCGTGCGCGATGCGGGAGTACTCCACCTTGGTACGCAGGCGCCACAGGGCGTACTCGACGATGTGGTTGTGGTCGAAGGCCAGGTCGGGCAGGCGGTCGGCGGGGAACCACTGCACGTTGTCGTCGACGGCGGCCGCGTCGGCCTCGCCGGACTGCACGAGCGCCCAGTAGACCACCGAGACCACCCGGTTGCCGGGGGAGCGGCCGAGGTCGCCGAAGGTGTACAGCTGCTCCAGGTACTTGGGTGTGAGCCCGGTGGTCTCCCGCAGGGTTCGTGCGGCTGCGGCGGCGAGTTCCTCGTCGGCGGGCAGCCAGCCGCCGGGCAGCGCCCAGAGGTTGAGGTGCGGCTCGCGGGTGCGGCGCACCAGGGGGAGCCAGAGGGTCATGAAGCCGGATTCGGCGTCCGGCCGGAGGGCGAAGATGACCGTCGACACCGCAAGCACGGGCGGGTGGGGCTCGGTCATCTGGACATCCATCGACTAAAGGTTAGTGTGACTCTAACTGACGTCCATCATATAGTCACGATGACCGGAAGTGAAATTCCGGGCACACTCTCCCGCGAACTCTGAGAAAAGTCCCCAACACACGCCCGGGGGCGTGCTTACCTCACAGCTTGCGAGTGTTGGCGGCCGGGGCGGGAGCCGGGTTCGCGTGCCGGGC
It includes:
- a CDS encoding cysteine desulfurase family protein, whose protein sequence is MIYLDNAATAPLRREVAEAIWPILTQGFGNPSSHHRVGEAAAATLKTARGRIARVLGCRPGEITITSGGTEADNLALKGLALGAPRGRHIITTALEHEAVLDSCDYLRRLHDFEITLLPTDATGRVDPADLARVLRPDSTLVSIHYANNEIGTVQPIRELAAIARAAGVPMHTDAVQAAGWLPLNVAELGVDALSISGHKLGAPQGVGALYLRGRLPVEPVLHGGGQERGKRSGTENVAGAVGLATALDLAEAERVDLAPRLAALRDSFVAAVLESTPGAALTGHPLHRLPGHASFTFAGTGGEAVLLELERFDIVCSSGSACAAGSDEPSHVLTALGVPADLAQTAVRFTLSAGTSAADLAEAATRVREAVAAVRGLAT
- the nadC gene encoding carboxylating nicotinate-nucleotide diphosphorylase, whose protein sequence is MLTTHAIETVVRSALDEDAPWGDLTSEMLIPADAVATAQLVAREAGVFSGGAVFAAAFRLVDARITVHLHVADGTAFAAGDLLAEASGPARGILTAERIGLNFVQRMSGIATLTAQYVAETEGTSARIVDTRKTTPGLRAVERQAVRDGGGHNHRFSLSDAVMAKDNHLAVLSADGTDLTDALLAVRARLSHTTHFEVEVDTLEQIEPVLAAGIDTIMLDNFDAEALREGVRQVAGRAIVEASGGVSLQTVRRIAESGVDVISVGALTHSVRSLDLGLDVVILPEAVFPE
- the nadB gene encoding L-aspartate oxidase, which encodes MTRVLVVGSGLAGLLAAVRATDAGHRVTLVTKAALSDSNTRYAQGGIAAALFPDDSVDAHILDTLRAGAGLCDPAAVRVLCEEGPARVRDLIRFGVDFDRDESGITRGLEAAHSRSRVLHAGGDATGFAIEAALVATVQERANRAHALGGDQITIHEHTMLVDLTVDDGRVTGAVLLGPDDTRHTVTADTVILATGGAGALYRHTTNPAIATGDGVAAAWRAGAAIADVEFYQFHPTALAVPGTPLISEAVRGEGAVLLSSTGERFMTAIHPDAELAPRDIVARSIAAQMKAQGGAPVLLDATGLGRDLLESRFPTITAACRANGLDWAVEPIPVAPAAHYWMGGVATDGWGRTSLPGLYAVGEAARTGAHGANRLASNSLLEAAVFADRAVRSLSEAEQPAPYFATETDADSDAGITGFPGAGLDDPSDAADAADAAVTASAPGLVDRGTLQNLLWEAAGVHRSGADLTGAAATLAGWHPVDRALATAAQLETGNLLDLGRLIVAAALAREESRGAHHRADFPDTRLELARPRFTVRPDTRTLVSASSIASEGIAC
- the nadA gene encoding quinolinate synthase NadA, with translation MTIASVDRTIRLISTGKAEGSTCTPDLAVDPWYFDDKAPGYGPGSSMGDVIPTGSPRQGELPARYRTASNGELGDWIRAAKATLGERVVVLGHFYQREEVLQHADFVGDSFQLAVATQSRPDAEAIVFCGVHFMAETADLLSTPEQAVILPNLAAGCSMADMADIDSVTECWEQLEELYGTEPDASGRVPVIPVTYMNSSAALKGFCGEHGGIVCTSSNAETVLEWAFERGQRVLFFPDQHLGRNTAKAMGVPLEQMPMWNPRKPLGGNTEAELEDSRVILWHGFCSVHRRFTVDQIDAARAEHPGVRVIVHPECPMAVVDAADEYGSTDYIAKAIAAAPAGSTFAIGTEINLVQRLAAQYPQHTIFCLDPVVCPCSTMYRIHSGYLAWVLEALVGGDGVPAEVLNRITVADDVADHARVALERMLAAKPPAAGPVAPVASVSTGA
- a CDS encoding NUDIX hydrolase — protein: MTEPHPPVLAVSTVIFALRPDAESGFMTLWLPLVRRTREPHLNLWALPGGWLPADEELAAAAARTLRETTGLTPKYLEQLYTFGDLGRSPGNRVVSVVYWALVQSGEADAAAVDDNVQWFPADRLPDLAFDHNHIVEYALWRLRTKVEYSRIAHAFLGETFTLAQLRDVHEAVLRRALDPANFRRMIESSGTVVDTGLRLAGVPHRPPRLYRYNDSQTLAEQGPLGPLVG